One Brassica napus cultivar Da-Ae chromosome C4, Da-Ae, whole genome shotgun sequence genomic region harbors:
- the LOC106356623 gene encoding uncharacterized protein LOC106356623, giving the protein MNTKTCLVFFLSSLIITNRALAQDRAPHGLAYETPVAFSPSAFDFFHAKPQNQDATLEPCAESGCSPLPVSAKVQGASEKAQQSEIATMSIGFRSGIGAGGVVGIIFGIVFAVVM; this is encoded by the coding sequence ATGAATACAAAGACTTGCCTCgttttcttcctctcttctctAATCATCACAAACAGAGCCTTAGCGCAAGACCGAGCTCCTCACGGGTTGGCTTATGAGACCCCAGTGGCGTTTTCACCTTCTGCATTTGACTTCTTTCACGCGAAACCACAAAACCAGGATGCAACTTTAGAGCCTTGCGCTGAATCCGGCTGCTCACCTCTCCCAGTGTCTGCAAAGGTTCAAGGAGCTTCTGAAAAAGCACAGCAAAGCGAGATAGCAACAATGTCAATTGGTTTCAGAAGCGGAATTGGAGCTGGTGGTGTGGTCGGGATCATCTTTGGAATTGTGTTTGCCGTGGTGATGTGA